DNA sequence from the Penicillium psychrofluorescens genome assembly, chromosome: 3 genome:
CTGGTCAGCGCCAGCGCTCCTGCGATGAGTCCGAGCAGTTGGGCGACCATTGTAAGAATCAGAGAAGCAAGTCCGATCCAACACTCGGAGAATTGGTAGAACAACAATGGAAATGGAACAACAGGGACAGCTAGCTGCAAGCGGGCACGGGGGGTGTTTGCAGTGTTTGCACCCGCGACTTATTATTTCCACCGCCAGTAATGATTTTCAGCGTCATTTCACTCCCCATCGCCAGTTCTCGTTGGGACTCCGCACGGGGccccaatttcttcttcttcttttcttggatCAATTGGTGACTGCAATGTCCCGATGATGCAGAGTTTGTGGTCCCGTTCTGCCCCGTCGCAGTCAACCTGCCGGTGTGTCTCCTGCTTGAACACCGCCGCCAAGGGAATCACCTCACGATCGGCCACCGCGGCAAGCAGGAGGAAACTGCGCATCGGGAACTCTGTCACCCTCTTCTATACTagcatcttcgccggcgccgcTCTTGCCGATGCGCGCGGCAAAGATAAACGCCGAAATGATTGGGACGAGAAGATCGCAGCCGTCAAGGCGGAAGTGAATGAGTTGGTGGATGAGGAACAACGGATCTTGGATGCATTATGGTCGCGCAGGAAACAACGAGGACTCGATCGATTTTTTTCGCACCTGGGAGGGTTGGGCACAATTCCGAAATGCCCGCCGTCAATCGGACACTCCGCCCGGATACATGGGTCGACGAGACCATTTCATACTCAGCGCAGATTGATGGACGCAGCCAGTGCTCAGGTCCCTGAAAGTACCCCGGTGAATCATGAGCAAGGTTTGGAGCATCAGGAGCCGGAAGACGGGGAGCTTTATGGGGAAGAGGACGAAAGCATTCCCGACTGGGCTTTTCATGAGCCTCTCCGTCTGAAGGCCATACAAAAACTGGCATTGACACAATTTGCGATTCGGCTCTTGCTTCGGCCGACAATTGCGCATCGCTACTCGGGTATTTCAATGAACTACGCTTCAGACCCGAATATCCCGAACGTCAACGTCGAGAAACTTCTTGGGGAGCTGAACAACATCCGACGTCGCATTCATGAATTGAAAACACAAAGAAACGCAGAGTTTGGAGATATCATATCCGACTATATGATTCTCAGCCAAGCCCAGATGCAGGAGCGGCGCAACAGCCTTGAAGCCGAGCTCAAGGACGATGTTGATTTGTTCATGAGCAGGCAGATGTCtcttgaagagcttctgctgcgcctATCGAACAATCTCTTGAACtctccagacccagaccgcACTCCATCCTTCAGAACCATGATGGTCGCCTTCACCCGAGCCCGCCAAAATGACTTGGGGGACCTACTTCTACGAACTCTACTTCCTCATTACTTTCAGCTGACCCAATCGCTCATTGTCACGACTATTTCTTTTTTCCGCAAGTCCAAAAACCTCAAGGGATTTGACCAGTTCCTGGAAATGCTCAGCGGCCACGGTGGCTACCCGGCTAATCTGGGGAAATCCGTCTACCGACGCCGGAAGCTCAATGGGATTGACTTGGTGGTTCCCACTCTGGACAGTAGCAATCCAGTCATCTATACTGCGCTAATCTCAGCTGCCTTACGCTTTGATCAACCGGACCGAGCGGACGCCTGGCTCCAGGCAGCTCGTAGCGTTGGTTTCTTTGACGACTGGAATACTCTTTTCTCCTACCTGCGTTTCTACAGCATTCGCCAGGACTGGGATAAGGGAACTCATGTATTGAAAAGAGCTGTTACCTTCCTCGTCTCGTCGACGGACCATTCTCCCGAGCAAGTCGAGCGGTTACTCGTGCGGATGGTACATCTCTGCGATTCCTGCGGCCAGAAGGACACCGCGGAGGCATTgattgctgctgcgatgCACAGTGGATTTGACCCGGCCATGCCATCGGGCCAATCTGATGTCGTGCCAATCGTTGActccagcttctcgcggtGGAGGAAGGCAGCTGATGGAGTGCCGACCGAAAATCTCGACCGCCCCTTGTGGCAACAGTGCCAGGAGTTCGCGAATATTGTTCAAAAGCGGCTGGATCGTCTTGAGATATTTGGAAACACCAGCACCCCACATCACACCGACTTGGCTGGTCGGCATGCACAAAGCGCTCTGTCCGCTACGCTAGGCGGTAGCTCAATGGACACAGAAGCTGCTAATGTGGAGGGAGCAACCCCAGAGACACAGACGTCTGCTCTCAACCCCGATGGCACGACCTCCAGAGAGGACGTCACTGCTCTCAAGGCGGAAATGGCCCAACTCCGCGCCCTCGTCTTCGAACTCCGCAAGCACCACATCCAAGACTCCTTCAAAGAAGACGAATCTCTTTCTGACGAGGAAGCGGCATCCGATATACCGCAgacccaaacccaaacccaaacGCCTCCCCCAGACACCCCCACCAGGCCCACTCAGCCACTCAACGTCGAATTTGAGCGAATTTCGACTCTCATCAACAGCGACAAATTCAACACCGCGCCTTCCGTCCTGTACCCTAGAGGATTGGGGAAACTGCGCCAAAGCCGCAAACAGCGCGCCGATTTCAACCGGGGAGCGGCTCATatatcttcttcctctttctcatccGCATCCACAACCACTCCCTCGGAAAACACCGCCGCTGCACAGACAATGTCTTCTATCCCTGCACAGCCAAATAGCGAGCAAGCAAAAACGGGCTGGTCGAATCTCAGTCCCGCGGCACGCAGACGGCTTTGGCGCGAGGAACAGCTACGTACCCAGTCTGTGGAAACTATGGAGTAGAGGGTTCTTTTGGCATCCTCTTTTTGTACATTATCCTATGTGGTCATCGTGCCCCTTTCTTTATGTAATGACAATAGTGCAATGATGATAAATTAGGAGACACTGAAGAAAATGGAGCACTCGTCTTCCAAAGGGAGATATTATGGCCGACTGAACGGAAAGAGGCCCATCCAAAAGGGCAGGGTTGAAGTATGGCACAATTGATTCTATTCAAGTATCATGACACGGAAATAAATCGCGAAGGCAACAGAAGATAtagaaagaacaaaaagtCTATCGGCGCTTGTCACCGCGCATTTTCTCTTTCCGGGCAAGTCTATCGGCAGCACGGAGCAGAGAAGCTCGGATTTCACCCTTGGGAAAGCTGTTGACATCGTAGTAGGTGGGAGCAATATCCTGGAAAGCGAAGTCAGTATGAAGACACTTTGCgagggaaaacaaaaaaaacATACCAAGAGCCACTCGGGCTTGACAGAAGTGACTGTTCGAATATAGTTCTTCGTTGTGAGCACAAATTCGTTGTACAAGATCCATTCGGCGTCAACAGCCAAGACGGTGGACGGATGCAGGAGGACGTTCTGGTTATCCTTGATGGTGGTATACATGCTCTTGCCCTGGGCATCCTTCTTGGCGATCTGCATGAAGAAACCAGCACACAACGCACGCCGAATGTTCTCGTAGTACTTCTTGTCCTCGAACGGAGTGGAGATCATTTCGAGCTCCTCTCGCTCCATGATGCGGAGCAGCTGCGAGCGGACATTGTCGGCGGACTGCAGGGAGCGCAGCGAGAGATAGTGGTCGTGGCACCATTGCTTTAGATtcgcctgcgccgcgtcACTCTTGAAAGCGTGGTAGACGTTCAGAAGGGTGAGATGGTCGCCGTCCTGGTGGGCGAACAGATCCTTCATCTCATCGGCACGCTTCCGCTGGGAAGCGGGCCGAACGAAGACTTGAGGAACCGACAGCAAGGCGGTAATAGACAGGATCTCATTTGAGCAATAGAATTCCGGTGAGCTGATCAGCATCACAGCAAGTGCGGGGTCCAGAGGGAACTCTGATGCCAGGCGGCCTAGAGGAGTGAgattgccatcatcatccaaaCATGCCAGGTAGTTGAGCTCCTCCAACGCTCTCATCAAAGTTTCGGGCGCAGGTGGATCCATAAGATCAAAGTGGACGAGGTCGTCGATTCCAAGCTTCTTCAGTTCTAAAACGGTGGACGACAGGTTGGATCGGAGAATCTCCGGATAGGTCTGGTCAATCAACTCCTTCTTGAAAGCTCCCTCCGTATACAGACGGAAGCATTTACCGGGGCGCGTACGACCGGCACGACCAGCTCTCTGCTGAGCAGAGGCCTTGGAAATTGGGGACACCAGTAGCGACTCGACACGAATCCGAGGGTTGTAGATCTTCTGCTTGGAGAATCCGGGGTCGACGACATAGACGATACCATCGATGGTCAGAGACGTTTCGGCAATGTTGGTGGAGACAATGACCTTGCGTCCCGGGCGGCCACCTGGTCGACGGGGTGGCGGTGGGGGATCGAAGATGCGCTGTTGCATATGCGGAGGAAGACTGCCATACAACGGGTACACCTTGATAGGACCCGCATCGGCTTCTCTTACCATCTCATCTGCCTCCAAAGATATTTTGCGAGATGCATCTTCAATCTCTTCCTCACCCGTCAGAAACAGGAGGATGTCTCCTTCAGCCTCGGTTGCGTGAATCTGCAACACGGTACGAATCGCTGCCTCGACATAGTCTTGTTCGGGTTCGGGGGTGTAGAAAATCTCGACGGGGTGTGTTCGTCCAGGAACAGCAAGAAGGGGTGCATCCATGAAGTAGCGCTGGAACTTTTGGGCATCCAGAGTGGCAGACATGATAATGATCTTCAGGTCTGGCCGGCGTTGCACAACCTCCTTCAGAAGACCCATCAGGACATCAGTCGCCATGGTTCTTTCGTGGGCCTCGTCAAGGATGATGGTACTGTAGCGGGACAGGTTGTGGTCGTTCATGGCCTCTCGCAGGAGCATACCGTCGGTCATGTATTTCAAAAGGGTCTTGGGGCTGGTCATATCCTCGAAACGAATGCTGTAACCCACTTCTTCGCCCAGTTTGACATCCATCTCGGCTGCAACACGCTGGGCGACGGACATGGCCGCCACTCGACGGGGCTGCGTACAGGCGACCATCTTGCGCTGGGTCTGCGGGAGGTCATCGAATAGGACGAACTGCGGGATCTGGGTAGTTTTTCCGGAACCCGTCTCACCGACGAAAACGAGGATTTGCGACTGTTGATACAGCTGGAGGAACTCATCGCTATATACTGAATCAGCAGGTTTTCCCACGGGCCAAGGTCAATTTAACTcaccgctgctggtgcacGGGCAGATCCCGACGAGTTTTCAGGATGGAGAAATAtttgctggagaagggctggTGGCTGAAAGGGTTGAcgtcgccatcctcagcCTTCTTCGCGAGCGCGGCCGTGGTCTGGTGGCGCTTGAACTTGGCCAGGGCCGAACTCTTGTCCCCGTtggtctgctgctcctcgtaCATGTGCGCGAGGTAGGGGTTGTCGCGAGGGTCAGAGCCTGCGTCCATCTTCTGGCGCTTTGCACGTGAGCCTTCACCGTCAGCGTCCGGGCGACGATCAACCATGGCGAGTAGCGTAGTGGTGGTTCGTCGAGGGAGAGTGAGCAGAGattgggaagagaagaagagaggaaggagcAGAGATCGAAAAATCCAGGATAGGAAGGTGCGGCGGCGATCCCCTATCGTGGGCGGTACCTGACTGACCGCCCAATGTTTCTGCCGGGTTCTTTTTtggagggggaaaaagagaCGAAAGTCCCTTGCGCACGCCCTTGTCTACCTGGgctctcctcttctcctttctttctctttcctcgTTCATCCCTCATTCGAGTAGGTTGGATGACCATGGACTCCTACTCGGAGGACGCAGCCCCGCCGTTTTGCATCGGCCATCATGAGCCCAACCGCCAAGTGCCTGTCACCGCAAAGGTGGTTCGGCATGTACACGAAAGCAATGTGAGTTGTGATGGTTATAGACGCCGATATGAGACTAATTGATTATGATCCAGTATGATATGATGACGGTGTCAATTACTACCTCGCATTTCCACTCCCGTGTACTGGGGTTGTTGTCCTCTCATCTGTCGAATCTGCAGAAGCCTTCGTACGATGCAGTAGGGACCATGGCAACCACACCGAATTCACAGCCACTCGTGATCCCACCACTATCGAAGGCGGACTCGTATCTTACTCCCAACGAAGCTACTAGCCAATTGATCGGAGTGACCAGCAGCTGGATTGATCTGTGCTCCCCAGATCCGTTGATCGCAGACCTGTCCCGCCAAGTGCTGATGCTGGAAGTGGCATATGCCGCCTTCTGTGGCATTGGATACCTCCTCATCCCTGGCCCCAAATTGCATCACAGCGGGATGCACTCTGAAGGCGTGATATACTATGCCCGAGCGATTCAGGACGCTTTGGCCCTGGGTCCCTATATCCAATTCCACATCTGGCTCCAGATGGTCGACAACCCTGAAGTGGAGGTCGATACCATTGGCGACCTGGCCGCGCTGGCTCGTGAAGAGTACATCGAGCCGGAACAGGGCCCTCCTCCCAAACTGGACTTGTTCGGGACGTGGGACGCATGGGATGCCATCCGCAAGACTTGTAAATACCATACAAGGCTGCTCGTAGgtgagaaaaaaaaatccatTGCGGTCATTTATTCCACGATTGCTAAACAGATGCGCAGCTCTCGTCTTGCCCAAACAGCTCCCCGCTTTATTTGTGCAGTCTCGGTGGCACTCAGAACCAGTGCACCTGCTGACAATTGATTCCTCTGCATTTCTCAAAAATCAGAAAGGGTTCCCAGTTTTGTCCAAGGCACACCAGGGCTTGATCTCCAAGCTGATGCGTCTTCGGACCGCGCCGTGGATCCTTCTGTGCGGGATTGGTCCCATTCCGGGGCTTGACAATATGGAAGATACTGAACCCGGCCAGTCGCATCTTCCAGGGTCAGAATATCCCAGCCTCTCACAGGCGGCAGGTGCAGACAAAAAGCACTACGACCCGACGCCCCACCTCTCGTATATGCGCAATCTCCAGCAGAGACAACCCTCGCGCACTGCAATTGAGCGATTTGGCACCGGGTATCAGGACTATCTGCAAGCACCCTTGCAGCCACTCACGGTCAACTTGGAGAGTATCACGTACGAGGTGTTTGAAAAAGACCCCATCAAGTATGACTGGTACGAGCGGGCCATTGCGAAGGCGCTGAGGGACTGGGCAGACCAGAAAAGGCCGACGTCTCACCCTGATGGCAAAGTTATTGTGGCTGTTGTGGGTGCTGGCCGAGGCCCGCTGGTGACTCGAGCAATCCGGGCTAGCGCAGAGTCCGGAGTCGACATTGACATATGGGCAGTAGAGAAGAACCAAAATGCATTTGTGCTGCTCCAGCGCCACAACGAGACCATCTGGGGCGACAAGGTGACGCTAGTCCAGTCGGACATGCGCAGCTGGAAGGGTCCTCGCGTACGCAAGGCAGGGTCACAGGAGTCGGTGGGAGAATCGCTAGGCATTGAAAACTCACTGCTATATAATCCGAACAACGGCAACAACAATGCCCACTCCACGGCTCCCGGGTTCTCTTACACCTACGTTGACATCATTGTGTCAGAGCTGCTGGGCTCTTTTGCCGACAATGAACTATCGCCTGAATGCCTAGACGGTGTAAACGACCTCATCAACCCTGACCATGGTGTCTCCATTCCAGCTTCCTACTCGGCCCATTTTACGCCCATCTCTGCTCCTAAGCTGCATTGCGATGTTATGAATCAATCTATATCCAATCCGGCAGCGCCAGAAACGCCATACGTGGTCATGTTGCACGCCATCGATTTTCTTTCTACTTTGGATTCACCtgcggcctcggcggccgatTCAACTTTGGGAGACGCTACGAGTCAAAATGGGTATGGTCGATCCTCAGCGCAAGGCACACCATCCTCCACAACCGAATTTCCCACCCCATTGGTGCAAACCGCGTGGTCTTTCTCGCATCCCAACAGGAATATCCCACCCCAACAGCCGGGAAGTGCAACGCTTTCTAACGCACACAACGTGCGCCAAACCCGTCTGTCCTTCCCTGCCCAAAACCGGGGCGTGTGTCACGGCCTCGCGGGTTACTTCGAAACTGTTCTATACCCGGGCATAGAGCTCTCGACTAATCCAGTGACCATGGAGGCGAAGAGTGCCAACATGATCAGTTGGTTCCCAATATACTTTCCGCTGAAGGTAAGCCATCGCTTTGTTAGTTGTTATTATTGCCAGCGCTAACTGTCTTTCAGACCCCACTCAACGTCCCAGAGGGCGGCGAGATCGTCGCCACCATGTACCGCCAAACGGACGACCGCAAGGTCTGGTATGAATGGGTAGTGGAAGTCTTTGCCTTGGAGCGTATAGCACCGGCCTCTGCAACGCTTGCGACGCACCCGGCCAGTGGTTCGCGCGGTGTTTCGCCGGGTCTGGAGAGTGTCAAGAGCAAGCAGAATGGTGTGCAACAGCCACGGAAAAGCCCGAGTTTTCGGGCTGGCTACCGCCGGGTACGAGTGGGCATGAGCGACTTGCACTCGAGCATCAAGGATGGATGTCTGATGTGAAGAGTACGCGGCGAGAGTTATGTCGAATGATGAGCCCACGCAGCTATAATCTAGATATTGCCTTGTCAAATCTAACCAAGCCATGACTTGTCATTACCACATCGTGTCTCACTCGACGTTGAAGGTCAGACTATAAGCTGATGTTGGGGGCGACGCCATCTGCAACTGATCCCCGTGCGATTGCTAAATCCGGCTATTTCCGATATCACCATGAGAAGGTCCAAGGAGCTCGTTGGGAGTTGTGTTGTTAGTGAATCGTATCCATGCGGATTTAATGGTGTTAAAGTGATGGAGAAAGTGGTCTGTTTGGGGTAGACACTTGCAATATAAAACAGGCCTCTCTGGTCCTCGACATAGCTCCCCATCAATTATCTTGACATCTACAATGGCTGCCCTCCCAGAAACATACCGCGCACTCGTCCTCAACGCCATCGGCGAGCCCCTCGAAGTCCAAACGAAACCTACCCCACAAGCAACCCCCGGCAGCGCGGTGGTGAAGATCCTCGCAGCCAAGATCCTCTCCTACGGGGGCGACATCTACAACGGCAAGCGCAAATACCCGCTCCCAACACCCCTTGtcccaggatctggagcagTCGGCCGCGTCGCAGCGGTGGGCTCCGACGCGACGAGTCTCGCAGCCGGCGATCTAGTCCTGGTCGACATCTACCTCCGGGGCCGCGACGATCCCAGCATCGCCGCGCTTTCGGGTGTCCATGAGGGACACACCGAGACCAGTTCGCGGTTAATGCGCGGCGAATGGCGCGACTCGACGTATGCGGAGTACGCGAAGATGCCGCTGGAGAACTGCTACAAGCTCGATGAGAAGCGGCTGCTCGGGCCGACCACTGCAGGGGGGTTGGGATATACGGTTGAAGACCTGCTGGCCATGTTAGTGCAGCCTGTTGCGTTCGGCGGGATGCGGTGCATTGGGATAGAGCCTGGCGACAAGGTTATTGTTAGTCCTGCGACGGGGTCGTTTGGGAGCGCCGCCGTGCAggtggcgttggcgatggGTGCTAGCGTTATTGCGATGGGGCGCAACATGGAcgcgctgaagaagcttcAGACAATCTGTGCGGAAGATCGGgtccagctggtccagatTACGAacgaccagcagcaggagatggaggcgcTGGCGAAATGCGGCCCGGCCGATGCGTTCTTCGATATCTCCCCGCCTGCGGCAGCGGGATCAAGCCATATCCGGAGCGGGATGTTGTCGCTCAAGCACTCTGGCCGCGTGTGCTTGATGGGCTCTGGAATCGGGGATGTGGCTATCCCGGCTGCGGCGTTGACATATAAGAATCTCACGATCAAGGGGAAATGGATGTATGAGCGCGCGGATATCCTGAAGATGATCCAGATGGCAGAGGGGGGACTGTTGAAGCTGGGCAGTCAGGCAGGTTGGGTGACTGCTGGGAGATACCAGTTGGAGCAGTGGGAAGAGGCATTTGCCAGCGCGGCCAAACATGCCGGACCGGGGGAGCGCGTATTGTTCGAGTTTCGATAGTTCCTGAATAGTTGAGAAAGGGCAAGACCCACAGTGACGATACGACTtttctgcctcaggcacctCTGAATAACCAGTAGCGCTGATCGGCAACCCGCAAGTCTGTCGGCCTCTTTCGCCCCCGGATCAACTCAATCCTCTTCCTGCAAGTCATGTCGACCGCCAAGAGCAGCCCGGATTCCCATCCTTTCGGGATGATCAGTCCCGGGGACACGCCGCAGGCCATGGCTCTACTCGGTGAGATCGGACAATATACGCCCTCCGTCTCCAAGTCGTGCAGCCGGTGTCGCGCCCGCAAAGTTAAGGTACGCCACTGGACCCAAAGCACCCACTTCATTGTTCTGACTTCCCCAGTGCGATCTGATTGTGCCTCGCTGCTCGGCATGCAAGAAACAGGGTGAGCCCTGTAATATCACGGACTATGTCGCCTATTCCTATGCCCTCGTGGAGCGCCTGCATTCGAGGATCCAGGAGCTGGAATCCAAGCTCGATTCCCAGGCTAGCGGCAATAGTAATATTCCAGAGCACGTGCCCACCGTGTATCCCAGACCACCAGAGCCACCTGAGAAGCTATCCTGGTCGGCCGATGTGAGCAAAGAGGCCGAAGAAGTGGGTGTGCTGGCCATTGGCTTTGAGGATCGATATTCCCAGAATAAGTATTGTAAGTTCACGGCAACATCATTCTGATCCCACCGACTAAGACAACCCTCCACAGTGGGCGCGGCCGCTGGGTCGTCCTTTGCTCGCATCTTCTTCAAACAAGTGGGCTTGGATCCCACGTCCGAATCAGACCACGGCAAATTGGAGATGCAAGATGATCCGCCAGACAATACAGCGTCAGTTCCCTCGCGGGCCATCTCTGGGTATCTACTATCTGTCTACATTGCCCGGGTCCATCTCTGGTGGCCGTTCATGCATCTGGCATATATTCGATCGTGCTTTCGACGCATATACCAAGTCCCGCGGGAGTGTAGCGGGTTTGAGAAGTTCATTGTTTTCATCGTCCTTGCTTTGGGATCTGATGAAGCGGGTGACAGTAAGGAATACTCTAGCATGCTGGACTTGAATAGTTCACGAGAGTACTTCCAGACGGCTCTCCATTTCTTCACAAGGTTCCGTGAACATCCTCGTGACCTCCCCGGTCTGCAGGCTGTGATCCTCCTCACGATCAGAATGATCAGTTCGCCTTCTTGCAATCACAGCAATGATCTGTGGCATCTCACTCGATATTGCATGTCCATTGCCCTTGAATTAGGAGTTCATCGGCACAATCCATCGTGGAACTTCAGTCCGGAAGAACTCGAACTTAGAACTCGCACATGGTGGACTGTGTACAGCCTGGAGAGGTATCGTCCTCAGACAATATCTTCACACCAATAACCGCTAATGCAAAGCCACAGATATGTAGCTCTCAGTACAGGCCGAGTTCTCTCGGTACGCGATCATTGCATCGACACGCCCATCCCATCCGCCAACCCCATCGACCAACTCACCTCCCACGAAGCCAAAGCCGCTCCCATGTTTAATTCCAAGTCCGCCTGGCTTTTCTCCCATATGATCGAGCTTCGAAAGATCTGCGGCCGCGTTCTAGAGTCAATATACATCGCCCGCGGCCCGAAAGGGCGATGCAACTCTATCACCTTCCAGGAGATTTGCGCCATCTCCGATGAGCTGCATCAACGGCTAGATCGGTGGAGAACTCAGCTTGATGCAGCGGGCCTAGGGCCGTCGCTCGAATATAAGCAGATGCTCATCGAGTACTACATGGTACTATTAAATCTGAACCGACCATCGCCGTCTTTCATGATTCCATCGCAGAACATGATCGCCATCTGCTCACATGCCTCATCGAGCGCTTTACAGCAGTGGGCGGCTATTTCGGCGGACGAGGGGATATCGGTTATTTGTCGTTGTTACCGCCACTTCCATGATATCCTGCTGACCGGGCTGGTTCGTCTTTACTGCGACTGGTGAGACATACCCATACCCTAATAATATGCAAAAACTGACCAGGCTGCGGATAGGCACATCTGCAAGATCGCCCAAAACTCCGCCAATCCCATGCTCGCACCAACCCTCCACCACCAGGACGC
Encoded proteins:
- a CDS encoding uncharacterized protein (ID:PFLUO_005191-T1.cds;~source:funannotate), producing MSTAKSSPDSHPFGMISPGDTPQAMALLGEIGQYTPSVSKSCSRCRARKVKCDLIVPRCSACKKQGEPCNITDYVAYSYALVERLHSRIQELESKLDSQASGNSNIPEHVPTVYPRPPEPPEKLSWSADVSKEAEEVGVLAIGFEDRYSQNKYLGAAAGSSFARIFFKQVGLDPTSESDHGKLEMQDDPPDNTASVPSRAISGYLLSVYIARVHLWWPFMHLAYIRSCFRRIYQVPRECSGFEKFIVFIVLALGSDEAGDSKEYSSMLDLNSSREYFQTALHFFTRFREHPRDLPGLQAVILLTIRMISSPSCNHSNDLWHLTRYCMSIALELGVHRHNPSWNFSPEELELRTRTWWTVYSLERYVALSTGRVLSVRDHCIDTPIPSANPIDQLTSHEAKAAPMFNSKSAWLFSHMIELRKICGRVLESIYIARGPKGRCNSITFQEICAISDELHQRLDRWRTQLDAAGLGPSLEYKQMLIEYYMVLLNLNRPSPSFMIPSQNMIAICSHASSSALQQWAAISADEGISVICRCYRHFHDILLTGLVRLYCDWHICKIAQNSANPMLAPTLHHQDANICQDLLDRGIASLQNPSLSKFRDLFSALRTKIYTSVTTPSAVDNQRTMPPPQMTNAPFFSNPADVMEGVDSTADPSMMYSGPDGLESYLSQVSTIFDDQMINIDDTLTAWYGSVLDDMGGPDHLRTAHMVT